Sequence from the Amaranthus tricolor cultivar Red isolate AtriRed21 chromosome 1, ASM2621246v1, whole genome shotgun sequence genome:
TCTTCAAGAAACGAACTAAACAAAATCTATTTTTCTTCGTAGGATATGATTCCAGACTCGTCTCACTCTGATCAAAGGGAGAGTGATCCAATGCAGATGGAGTATGTTGCTTACTAATATCAATTCTACATAATGGTATATAGGAGTTTGTATGTCTTCGCTCATAAGAAAATTAATCTAACTTTTACTTATTCCATTTGCCTGCAGTAACGTGCCTGTAGTTTCCATTCCTCTTAGTCCTGATATTCAGAATGCTGGTCTTAACCAAGATGAAGGCTTTCCACCGTATGAGATCATGCGTGATAACCATGACGAAGATATCCTTTTGTCTACCCCAATTCTACGGCCACATCAAGAAACTGTTGATCCTAAATCAAACATATCTCTTCCAAAAGACACACTTGAGATGGAAATTGATACACCACAGTCACTACACGCATCAACTGGATTACATTCTCAGCAACGACCGCTGTATGAGGGGCCTTCATCTCCTACTTCAGAAAATCGTGTAGTTTCTGATACTCTGAGTAAATGTGTTCATATGTTTTAATAGAATGCTTGGAGACTAAAAGGTACATGAATATTTCAGAACTGAACGCTCTTTTGGATTCGCAGTTAATGTTTCTCCAACTCAATTGTTGCTGCGACCATCTTCATCTCCCGAGAAGCCTAAGCGTCAACCtcaaaagagaaaaagagaacCGTGCTTTGATGAGACTTTAGTTTTGACCAATGAGTATGATTGTTTTGCTCCATTAGGCTAACCTTATTTTCCTCGCTGTTATTTGCAGATGGATTCATTTGAGTATTTTTCTTGTTACAGGGTTTTGAAAAGTATGCTCAATGATTGTTCTGATTTAGTGCTAAGGAGAAAGAGGCTACCTTGCTCTGCTTTGGGACTATGGAGATTTAGAGaggagaagaagaggaagaatgaAGATATTTTCTCAGAGCCACTAATATTTGGTAAGCGGTTTCtcattttaagttaattaacaTTTGATGATTTTCCTCTAGCTCAAGAACAATATTTCTACTGCAGGAATGTGTGAAAGCCTCCGAACTCTGTATAACAAGGACCTCATTGTCTCAAACCCCAATTTGGCTGTGGCAGTACCAACTCAACAGGATTGTGCTCCAGAATCTATACCACATGTTCCTAATGTTGATAGGGAAAATCAGCATCCCCAATCTCCTGTTCATGCCAGTGTTCATGTTCCTGATGAAGGTGTGGAAATCGAGCGTCTTCGATCTGCAGATCAAGATCCAGGACAAACCAATGTAGAAATATTTTCTTCTCCCACACCGTTATATACTCAGGGATTTGCAGAGTATCCTTCATCTATGAGGATACCAAGTTCAGTTTCAGAGCCTCGGTTTGGGACTACCGATCCTCAGTCAGATCTGGGTCATTTTACCAGCTCTACGTGCTTTGATATAGAAACACCCAACTTTAATTCTGAGGGGAGGAATGATGATTCAGGCATTGCTTTGTCAGGCATTCCAGAACTAAGAGATTCTAGGGGGTCTGATGTAAgtttcttgaattatttttttctgcACTGATAGGgtgtttaaaattaaaattaaaataaagtataaggAAAATTGTGGGCACGCCTTTACCCTGGGGTGAAGTGGATCCATTGTACCTTCCTCATACAAAACATTGGACTGGCCAATTGCACTATTTCATTATGCGTAGGAGCCAACTCCCTTACTGCTTAGTCCTTGTAATGACCTTTCAGGCTTTCAACAAATTGTTCAGTCAGTCGCCACTTTTTCTAAAAGATGGCCGGCCAGCCCTGATTATTGTCCTTGAATTGTCATTTGTCTTGTGGCATTTTTGCAACTCACTTTCCATTGACCTAGGCAGCCCTGATATCTGAAACTCAAAAGACATCTCttattttaacaatttcttCCCAAGTAAGCCTCCATAGAGAGCCTCTCTCCATACAGGTTAACGAtgttggttttttatttttttcagattAGGTCTGTTCTTAACTAATGTTCCTGCCTCCAGGAAGTCATGAAGGAAGTTTTATGTGCTAGTTTGTACTGCTTATAATACACCTTTTAAAATTCCCATCCTTGAGATTCAACCACTATGTCTTTATCCATATGGCAGCATCGGAATTTAATATTCAATTTCTTTAATGATCTTCACTTCAATACTTGCATTGTGGAACTTGCTCACTCTTTTAGAAGTTCAGCCGTTGACAAGGCTTAATGGTGTCTCTATATGTCATTTGAAGTTAGTACACAGTATGTAAATGCCTATAAGATGCCTGCTAATTTTTCGTTGCAGGAGCTCTCTTTTCTGGAACAAGATAATGAAAGCCCCCTTGGTAAGTTCTGCATGtacttctatttttagtaaacttttTAAGTTCTATATTTGATATACAATGCAAGACTTGTGAATAACATCAGCTTAAAGTACCAGATTCTCGAGGTGTTCATACAGGAGATATAGCGTCTGCGAGGACAAGGTAGCCAGTCCTGACACCACGTCTCTTAAACAATCTCTTCTCAAACAGCATCTTAAGCTCATGAGTGGAAGATCTAATCTTTGTTTTCTCGTTTCAGGGCAGTGGCTCAGTACCTTGAAAATCATTCTCCTTTATCTAAGTACCCAAACAGTTCTTTGGAAGAGCTAAGTTTGAACACCATATTGGAAGGAAGACGAAGAAAGTTATGTGCACGGATGTTCTATGAAACTTTGGTAAGTCTATGCAATAATATTTTCAAGGTCTGCTCCAAAACAACTGATGTTTTGCTCTTTCTAATGGGTTTTTATCAATGCAGGCTTTAAAAACTGCAGGACTGGTTGATGTTAAACAAGATGAGCCCTATGGTGATATCATTTTGAAGTTGAAAGCCAAAGTTTAAGGTTGCTTCAAATGAAGCGATCTTAATCCGATAACTTTTATATACACAGGTATTTGGAGTCAAGAGTACGGTTTTTAGACGTTACAGAATAAATTAGCATAGCCAATAGCCATTTCAGTTTTACAGCTTATGACTGAAACTTGAGTCATTCCTTCAATCACATGTTCCGTTCTCATCCATTCTGCAATATGTTTGTCACGTCGCGCACCTACATTTGGCGAGACTACTAATGGGGTGTGGATTTTGAAACTTGCAGGATAGAAATGTATAGCAGCTCAAGTGAAGTATAAACTCTTGTTTCTTTTTTGTGTACATAATTGTTGATCCATGACACGAAACATGATGCTAAATTGTTGTAACATAGCTTTTTTCCGTTGACCCTTTTCCTGTATGTTTTAGAGTTTTCCTTTGTAGTATAAGGGACGTTAGAGCTTTTGtagaaaatatagcaaatttatGTGACAAAGAAAGTAAGTTGTAGGAAAGTTGTAAGTtacttttaataaaattctcAGCTAGAAATATTGCTCGTCTTttgtaattagaattaaaatgtcgaataatattttattattataattataatgctattattttcatataacctttcattcaattttaaaaataaacactTATTAAATCAAGTCGATTAAACATGCCGACTAGGTTTACATACTCGTAAAACTATCAAAATAACCCGAattaaagtttgtattattgacCCGAATGTCCACATCTACAATATAGTGTTACATCTAAGGAGAGTTAAGGAAAGCAGCGATTTGGTTAATAAAGAGACCCGCATTCATTGAATCTGGGTCTTGCAAATGGAAACAGTGACCTTCAAGAGTttctaccacttcaacactagcCTTACATCCACTCTTTATCAATACCTCTTTGTATTGAACACCCCTATCTCTAAACGGGTCATACTCAGCCACAAAAACCATCACCTTTTCCCCACCCAATTCCCCCAAATCCAAATCCATTGCCGGGTTCAAAACCGGGTCATCCAACCCACTTGATCCCGAGTTCACAATCACCCATACCCGATCCACCAATTCTCCTCCAGGAAAATCACCAAACCTATCCATTACCAAACCAATCCTTTCCTTACCCCAAAAAAATGGATGAATCAAAAATATACCTTTCAACTTCAAACCCCCATTTTCTTTTCTCAACCCAACTCTTTTAGCCAAATAATGAGCTATATCAGCACCCGTACTATCACCATCCAAATAAACCCGATCCATATCACCATCCAAATAAACCCGATCCATATCACCATAATCCCTGATCCATGGATACTCATACCCGTTTTCAAAAACCCATTTAAGAACCCAAGACTCCTCATAAGCAATAGGAAGAGGGAATTCAGGTGCTAATCTATACTCCACTGAAACAACAATCACATTCCCTTTACAACACAAATTATTAACAAAACTATGATAAACTGGTGATGCTACTGATTCGATACAGAATCCTCCGCCATGAAAGTAAACCACAATCGGAAGTTTAGACCCTATTTTACGGGCATGGATCGGATCGCGCCTGGAGTAATTTCCACGTCTTGAGACTCAACCCCTGTGGCTGAATCGATATAGACGGGGGCACAAATTGGGTGCCTACAAATCTTTGTACTTTTCCGTCTTTGTAGATTACGAGGAAGGGTCGGAAATCTTGAGCTATGTCTTCTTCTTTTATGGTTTCCATGGCTTTAGTTAGTTCTTCCTCCATTTTTTTGAGCTTCAATTTATCTTATCGTTCAGTGTTCTGTAAGAGTTATACTCGACTTTTTTGCtgttttttattgacttttaagACTTAAGTATGTATTTAAGTCTTTATAACAACTGCTGTTGTTTTCAGGTATTTTGTAATTTACACGTGTATTAGGAAATTTACTATTCTATCAGTTTATTAAAAAGTTTCTAACTTGTAATTTTGGTAATTTACTATTTCTTCCGTTTCATATTAATTGTAACATTAGATAAAATGaaactatttattcatcactcttaatttgtgattagtttttaatctattagataaaatatagtcaaatgagatcttgtttgatttgtctcattgCAAAacttattaatatcaaatttttataattttttatcacacataattagaaatataaagaattgaatttatgcattggactgcgtgaaaaaacaaacattACAAGTAAATTGGAACGAAGGAAGAATATCTTAGCTTTTACCAActttattttaccatttttaatattgtttatAGTCTCCACatgttttccactaattttataaaaatactcTTTTATTAGGTgtggtttttatattttttccactaatatttttttaatatttttatattatttatgattttcacttttcacttttcatccatcaaatttattatttaataatattatatactcactatataaaagattttattttcctttattCCTGTGAACATTTTTTTTGAGAACTTTATCATGAAATAGAAGGAGTACtattttaaactaattttaatatattatctgagaaaaaaaaactaattttattactattattattttattaacgAATAACTGGTGCTATATATTTAAGGGGTTATACAATACTATTGGTATATTTTAGCttactatttaaaattaatttaatcttttttaatGAAAGTCggggtcattgttcattagagCACCATTAATGAAGACTCAAAAAAAGTTCATTCtactattttacaatttttctttttcttaaaagtttattttcattttaatcttaTTAACAATGACCTTCTTTTAAAGGTTATTATCTTATCTTTCTTACTTTTTCTCTAACTCCCCATACTCTTCACGTTTAATTCAtctaacatttaatttttaatttttttatttataatgatatttttatgtacaaacttattataattctttatttaattaaagtaagtttaatttttttattaattaaaactttttaatcttttaataaagctaatattttttggtttttttaaacaaaaaagtaGAAAAATAGGAAAGAAAATAGGTAACTTTGAAATTgtgtcaaaaaatatcaaatttggtcccattttatagatctcaaaaaatatgatgttaatataattatattttttgaaatttgttttattaaaaaaatagttgtttaaattaataaacGACTATCACGCAATTGCAGGGTGACACATGGAATGAGCAGCAGGCATGTGTTAGGCGCCATGCAGATGTTGATTTCTCAGCAAACCCAACACTGACACATGGTACATTGGTTGAAAAAACAAGTGATTGTTCGGATGGACGGGTCATCATATGATCTAATTTGCCAACATTTTTCCTTCCCATCTTAATTTAGGTCAtcattaagaatatatatactCTAGCTTGGTCATATGACCGTAAATTAGGTCACCATCAAAGTTGTTCTTAGCAAGATAGAGGGTATCCGTTAGTAAAATCTATTTTATTATACTCCCACTTATTCATCCTAATAGTTTCATTTAATCGCTTTagaattataagtgatcattttaaaacacTAAATGTACATGAACTAACCTAATAAAAATAGTCTCACCATAAACCTATTTCATTTACGAATTTATATAAAACAATTCTTAATTACATTGTTCTAAAAAGTGAAAATAGTTCTTCTTAAATACATTATTTTGTACGGGTTTTATACATATACAATAGTAGCAAACTAGCAATCAATAATTTTACTAATCTTCTTTTAAGAAAGAAGCAATCCTAGACATAAAACTATCAATATTTGGAGAAGTAGCATCAAGCACATGAAAACAATGTCCTTCCCCTAATGTTTCCATAACTTCAACCTTTCCTTTCCATGTTTTTTCCAAATGTTTAATATAAGCCAATCCTCTTTCCTTATACTTGTCTTTTTCTGCCACACAAACCAGCACCTTATCACATGCTAATTTATACAACCTCGGATCCACACCCGGATTCAATCTCGGATCATCAACCGACCCGCTACTTGTCGGATATAAATACTTAATTAACCTTTCGGGTTGTTTTGCGGCAAAATAAGGATGTATGGATAGTAAACCTGCAAGGTTTAAGTTTGGAAGAGGTTCAACACTAGCTCTAATTGCTACATCATGTGCTAAATTTGCTCCCGAACTTTCACCACATAAAAAGACCCGATTAAAATCCACATACTTATTAAACCACGGATCTGATGCAGATTCATTTTCATCAGCTTGGGCCGCAATCCATTGAAATGCGGCCCAAGAATCTTCATAAGCAATGGGTAAAGGGTATTCTGGGGCTAGCCTATAATCTATTGAAAAGGCAACAATGTAGGCCATGGATACCAAATTACTTAGAAAGTTTTTGATAATCGGGCCAAAAGCTGACCCGGTACAAAACCCTCCACCATGGTAATGAATTAGCAAAGGTAATTTCTTTCTATTTGGGCTTTCCCCTTCATCCAACTTGGGTAAAAAGATCCGACCCGATATGTCAGGGTTTGTAGATATTACAACGTCTTTGGTATGGATACCCGTAACCCGATCCATACCCGCTTTGACTTTTGAGGTGAGGATGTATCTTTCAATTTGTCCATCTTCATGAACTTTAAAGAAAGGTAGAAAAGTATTAGACATGTCATATAAAATTGATTGaatatcaatattttttgtattgtcGGAAGTAGTCATTTAATTTGGAGTAATTTTTCAATCGAAATTCTTTTAAATAACtgtttctattttttctttaattaaattagaTTTAAATCTAATATACATACTTAAACAAGTTTTTCTAAACCAAAATTTTTTCTCTGCCATAAAATAAAGGTTAATTTGGTGGTAATAAAAGAGATTATATTATTAATggttaatctttttttttttaaaaaaaagcttTTTTTGCCATTAATCCTATTTTGTAAAATGCTAGAAAAGGTTGATAAAATTAGTAATCTTTTTTTTAGTGAAAACATAAAGCTTAAAATTTTCAACTACATCTATGTCATCTATATTAAAATGGAAATAGGGAGGAATGGACCTGGAGTCTCATACgtgagataaaaattaaaattaaaatctataattaaaatgTAGATAAGAATAGATTATTACTGCATTAAACAAAGGAAGCACGCATGGTCAAACttgcaacttttttttttctttcaaattttacttttttcacGATGtttaaagtgatttttaaatttttgaattttaatatcttaatcgcatcataaaaaattatgaaaaatatatgaTCATAAAGTATACATTAAATTTTTCTCTATCAAAAGTGAAATACGTTAAATtagaagaacattagagaacaaAATGGAGCAAAATTCTATATTTGGCATAGGTTAGGAATTGTTCGTAGTTTATGGAGGAGTATTTTATAGgcaaaatcataaatttaaatttggtgCGCCAAAATTATTATAccgataaaatattataattgaatAACGAATACATTAGCGAAAAAAAATTCTAGGATGGTCGATGCACTTAGGATTAATTAAGTAAAAGAAATCAAGCAAAAATGTATAGTCACATGAGTATTATAAGCTAGTAACATAGTTATGccaaacaaattaaagttttggtttttgtttttaaatactTCATCAGTTTTTTGGTGGGATTTGATCGTCCCCATTCTTGTATAAAGGCTTATCAGTAGCTTTAATTGGAAGACAGAAAAGTCATTCCTTTTTCTATCAATGTATTCGTAACATAGATTCTTCATAACTTTTAAGTAGCCCATAATTATGAGGACCATAGCATTGTTTTTATCTTGTGTTGAAAGTGGGGTGGGGGTTACATAGGTGAAAAATTGATCACATTTAATCCCATTTTAAATGGGATTTTTTGAAGTGATATATATTTGTTGGAAATGATCTCTACAAAGTCATTTTAGCTCacaaattcaatatcaaataagcattaaaacCTTCAGCAtacttttttcttattttcaatcCAATTTGAGTGATTGTTTTGTTCACATCTTTAAAAAATACGCTATCTTTCTCTTTGATTTGTTACATATCATTCAAAAAGTCATTATTTCAATTTGGGTTATCTAGCAAATTCAAGGGAAGTAAAAAGTAAATACATATTATTGTATGT
This genomic interval carries:
- the LOC130812891 gene encoding sister chromatid cohesion 1 protein 3-like; the protein is MFYSHTFLARKGPLGTVWCAAHLQHKLKKSHYTSTDIPSTVERIIYPEVPIALRMYGHLLLGVVRIYSKKVEYFYQDCTALNMSLRNAFRTININLPENDNQAQFNTITLPETYALDALEIDNDLFRIDGSQDSHLKNLEEITLQDQNPAETELYVRITFDDDMIPDSSHSDQRESDPMQMDNVPVVSIPLSPDIQNAGLNQDEGFPPYEIMRDNHDEDILLSTPILRPHQETVDPKSNISLPKDTLEMEIDTPQSLHASTGLHSQQRPLYEGPSSPTSENLNVSPTQLLLRPSSSPEKPKRQPQKRKREPCFDETLVLTNEVLKSMLNDCSDLVLRRKRLPCSALGLWRFREEKKRKNEDIFSEPLIFGMCESLRTLYNKDLIVSNPNLAVAVPTQQDCAPESIPHVPNVDRENQHPQSPVHASVHVPDEGVEIERLRSADQDPGQTNVEIFSSPTPLYTQGFAEYPSSMRIPSSVSEPRFGTTDPQSDLGHFTSSTCFDIETPNFNSEGRNDDSGIALSGIPELRDSRGSDELSFLEQDNESPLDSRGVHTGDIASARTRAVAQYLENHSPLSKYPNSSLEELSLNTILEGRRRKLCARMFYETLALKTAGLVDVKQDEPYGDIILKLKAKV
- the LOC130812915 gene encoding 2-hydroxyisoflavanone dehydratase-like — its product is MTTSDNTKNIDIQSILYDMSNTFLPFFKVHEDGQIERYILTSKVKAGMDRVTGIHTKDVVISTNPDISGRIFLPKLDEGESPNRKKLPLLIHYHGGGFCTGSAFGPIIKNFLSNLVSMAYIVAFSIDYRLAPEYPLPIAYEDSWAAFQWIAAQADENESASDPWFNKYVDFNRVFLCGESSGANLAHDVAIRASVEPLPNLNLAGLLSIHPYFAAKQPERLIKYLYPTSSGSVDDPRLNPGVDPRLYKLACDKVLVCVAEKDKYKERGLAYIKHLEKTWKGKVEVMETLGEGHCFHVLDATSPNIDSFMSRIASFLKED